The following is a genomic window from Luteitalea sp..
GATGGCGCGGGCCTCGAGGCCGACGTGCGTGCCGTTTCGCCGAACTTCTTCCAGCTCCTACAGATGCCTCTTCTGCGGGGCCGAATCTTCACGCCAGGCGACAGCGCGGGTGCTCCCGGCGTGGCCATCGTAAACGAGCAGCTGGCGCGCAAGCTGTCACCCGGCGGTGATGTGATCGGGAGACGCGTGAAGATCGGGTTCGACGCGCCGTTGCCCGCGTATCGGATGTCGGAGTCATCGCGGACCGGCGGTCAACCGGGATCACCACCGACGCCTGGGACGAGATCTACNNNNNNNNNNCGTTTGGATTGGTCGCGTACTCGGTTTCGCAGCGGCGTCACGAGCTCGGCATCCGAGCCGCATTGGGACGACAACGGCCGGGAATCGACGATGGCAAACTGGCTGTCGAGATCGCCGGCGCAGATGCCGTGTGGCGCAGCGGCGGAAGCTGGGGTTACATGCCGTGGCGTCAGGTTCAGATGTACCCGTTCCGACACTATCTTCCGGCGGATGGCTGGAAGCCGAACGATGATCTTCCCGTGGAACAGCGCGACCAGGCGTATTTCCGGGCGATGGTCGAACACATCCGCACGCTGGTCTTCAACTAATAGCGGCGCAACCTTTCGATCCATCCTGCGGCTGCGCCTGGTCGGTCGGCGATTCAGTCTGCCGGGTGCCCTCCGCGTTGGGACCGACCGCCCAGACGCCGAGGGCGAACGTGAAGCCGACTGCGGCGATGGCCGGGCCTGTCCGACGCATTGAAACCTCCTCGAGCTCAGAGAAGCCAACCGACGTAGTAAGGAAACGCAACCATTGATCTATGAACTCAGCGCCGATCGTCCTCGAGCGCCGCGCCCAGCTGCGCGTGGTTGAAGAGCCGTCCGTACTCAAAGCCCTCGGTGATCGAGACCACGTACGTGCCCTCGTTGCGCTCGGCCCACGCGTGCGCCGCCTGCTCGGAGGCGAAGAAATGCACGTAGCAGCAGAAGGTCCCGACCACGTCTTTGACGTTGAGCCCGCTGACCGCGTGCAGTGTCATCGCCGCGCCCTCCGGTGCCACGTCACGCACACGCGACGCGTCCACGATGAGCGAAATCGTCTCGCCGGTCTGGGGAGCAGTCGAGCGGATCCGTGCCGGCCGGCCGAGGAGCTCCGGCAGAAAGAGGGTATCGAGCGCGCACCAGGTGTAGAGCGTGCGCCCGTCCACCTCGAGGGCGTGCGAGGTCGGCTCCAGCGTCAGGCCCGCGAAGGCGAACAGGCGGCCTTGGGGATCGCGCTGGACGATCGGCCACTCGTCGAAGAACGCGGCAACCTCTTCGGGCGAGAGGTTGGCCCGGCGGGCGAGCTCCTCGGGCAGAAACGGCCTTCCCTCGCCGAGCAGGCGGAAGGTCGCGAGCGCGAGTCGTTGTCGCCGGGGGGCCAGGTTGGGGTGGCCCGCGGCAAACTCTGCGGCCAGTGACGGAATGTCGAGCGTCTTGGTTGGCACCTGTTCTTCCTTTCGTTGGAAACTGGTCACTCGTTCACCTTGATGTCACGCCGCGCAGCACGAAAGCTTCTTCACGTCTTTCGTGAAGGTTTGCGCCGCCAACTTGACGGCCTCGGCCAGCGTTAGGTACGGATGGAACGCTCCGGCCAACTCGTCGATGCTGATGCCGTGCGTGATCGCCAGCGTGGGCTCTTGAATCATCTCGCCTGCCTCGCTGGCGAGAATGTGCGCGCCCACGAGACGGTTCGTGCGCCGGTCGGCGACGAGCTTGATGAAGCCGCGACTCTCGTGTGCCGCCAGTGCACGGGGCACGTAGGACAGTGGGAGCGTCGACACGGCCACGTCGAGCCCTTGCGTTCGTGCCTCCTCGGCCGTCGCGCCCACTGACGCCACCTGGGGATCTGTAAACGTCACGCGTGGCAGGGCGGTCAAGTCGTAGCGCCGTCTGTTGCCGTTGAGCGCGTTGTCAGCCGCGAGATGGCCGCCATAGGCGGCCACGTAGACGAACATCGGCTCGCCGATCACGTCGCCCGCTGCGTACACCGCGGAGCGCGACGTCTGCAGGTGCTCGTCCACGCGGATCTCCCCCTTCGCGCCAAGCTCGATACCGGCCGCTTCGAGCCCGAAGCCCTGAGAGCGCGCGCGCCGACCTGTCGCGACCAGTAGTTGCTCGGCTGTGATGGCCTGCGCACGTCCGTGCGTCGTGGCGTCCACCGTGTACGCTGCTCCGTCGCGGCTGACGCCATGGATCGACACGCCGGTTCGCACGTCGAGCCTTTCCTCGCGCAGGTACTCCGCGAGCGCCATGCCGACCTGACGGTCTTCGGCGGGCACGAGCGTCGGCATCGCTTCGAGCACGGTGACATGCGTCCCGAGGCGCGCGTAGAGCTGTGCGATTTCCAGACCCACCGCGCTGCCGCCGATCACGATCATCGAGACCGGGAGCGCCGTGAGGGCCAGCGCCTCCGTGCTCGTCAGGTATCCGGCGTCGGCGAGTCCAGGGATGGGCGGCGCCCAGGGGGAGGCACCGGTGGTCACGATGAGACGTCCTGGCTTCAAGACCCCACCGTCGATCGTGACCGACAGATCGGGATTCACCGTGCCGCGGCCCTCACGCAACGTCACGCTGGGGTACGCCGCGAGGACGTCCCGATATTTCTCCTGGCGCATCGTGGTCACGAGCGCGTCCTTCTGCGCCATGACCTGGGCAAAGTCTGGCGGCTCAGCAGCCGTGTGCACGCCGTCGAAGCCGTGGCGCGTGGCGCGATGTTGAACCTCCGCAGCACGGATCAGCGTCTTTGACGGCACGCAGCCGACATTCACGCAGGTGCCGCCGAGCGTCCCGCCTTCGATGAGCGTCACGCGCGCGCCGAGGTCCGCCGCCCGAATCGACGCGGCGAACCCGGCAGACCCGCCACCCAGCACGACGATGTCTGGTGTGGTGCCGGAAGACGTGTGTTCGGCGCGCAGTGGCGCAGCCGCCGACGTTGGCGGTTCGATGACTGACGCCTGATAGCCCGCGCTCTCAACGGCGCGCACCAGCGCTTCCGGCGCGATGCCGTTCGCTGAGATGTCAGCGCGCTTCTCCGAGAGGCTGACCTCAGCCTGCTCCACGCCGGGTACTGCGGTCAGCGTGCGTCGCAGTGCCACCGCGCAGTGATCGCAGGTCATTCCCTCGACGGCAAGCGATACGCGTTGGATGTCCATGTCTGTGATACTCCTCGCACACGTTGTCGGTCGTCACATCCGAGCTGTGCGCCGCACACTCCACCCTCAGTTTCATCGGTGGAGCGCGCTCCAGAGTCAAGCGTCCCTTTTCGTGGTGTCGCGATATCCGCCTCGGCTACGCGGCAGGATGCATCGCCCACCCGAGAAGCCGTGACCATGACCGAGAGTCACGGCCTCACACAGGAACAACGCCGTTCCGTGCCCAATGGTTAGGATTCCTGGTTTCCAGGTATGCGCGACCCCACCCTAACCTTGCGCGTCTGGCGGGCGTTTCCAGGGATCGAAGGGGTACGTATCATTCAGCCAGGACGAATTTGCGTGAGTGAACGGCAGCGTGCTGACCAAGACCTGATGCTCGCGTACCAGCGTGGGGATCGGGAGGCGTTTGAGGAGCTCTATGCGCGATACGCCAAACCGATTTACAACTTCTTCCGGCGTACAGCGCTTGACGACGGCAGTGCTGACGATCTGCTACAGAAGACGTTCTTGAAGCTCCATGTCGCTCGAGGGCACTATCGGGCGGAGGGGGCATTTCGCAGTTGGATCTTTGCCGTCGCGCGCAACGTGTTACGCGACGACGCGCGCCAGCGGGGCCGGGCACAAACCAAGAAGACGGACGAGTTCAACGAGCAGATATCCACCGAGCCGGTCACCCAGGTGAGACCGAACGCAGAGATCGAGGTCATCGTGACGGAGGCGCTAGCAACGCTACCGCTGACCCAGCGCGAGGTCATCGTCCTGAATCGCTAC
Proteins encoded in this region:
- a CDS encoding alkylmercury lyase, with protein sequence MTSFQRKEEQVPTKTLDIPSLAAEFAAGHPNLAPRRQRLALATFRLLGEGRPFLPEELARRANLSPEEVAAFFDEWPIVQRDPQGRLFAFAGLTLEPTSHALEVDGRTLYTWCALDTLFLPELLGRPARIRSTAPQTGETISLIVDASRVRDVAPEGAAMTLHAVSGLNVKDVVGTFCCYVHFFASEQAAHAWAERNEGTYVVSITEGFEYGRLFNHAQLGAALEDDRR
- the merA gene encoding mercury(II) reductase — encoded protein: MDIQRVSLAVEGMTCDHCAVALRRTLTAVPGVEQAEVSLSEKRADISANGIAPEALVRAVESAGYQASVIEPPTSAAAPLRAEHTSSGTTPDIVVLGGGSAGFAASIRAADLGARVTLIEGGTLGGTCVNVGCVPSKTLIRAAEVQHRATRHGFDGVHTAAEPPDFAQVMAQKDALVTTMRQEKYRDVLAAYPSVTLREGRGTVNPDLSVTIDGGVLKPGRLIVTTGASPWAPPIPGLADAGYLTSTEALALTALPVSMIVIGGSAVGLEIAQLYARLGTHVTVLEAMPTLVPAEDRQVGMALAEYLREERLDVRTGVSIHGVSRDGAAYTVDATTHGRAQAITAEQLLVATGRRARSQGFGLEAAGIELGAKGEIRVDEHLQTSRSAVYAAGDVIGEPMFVYVAAYGGHLAADNALNGNRRRYDLTALPRVTFTDPQVASVGATAEEARTQGLDVAVSTLPLSYVPRALAAHESRGFIKLVADRRTNRLVGAHILASEAGEMIQEPTLAITHGISIDELAGAFHPYLTLAEAVKLAAQTFTKDVKKLSCCAA
- a CDS encoding sigma-70 family RNA polymerase sigma factor, producing the protein MRDPTLTLRVWRAFPGIEGVRIIQPGRICVSERQRADQDLMLAYQRGDREAFEELYARYAKPIYNFFRRTALDDGSADDLLQKTFLKLHVARGHYRAEGAFRSWIFAVARNVLRDDARQRGRAQTKKTDEFNEQISTEPVTQVRPNAEIEVIVTEALATLPLTQREVIVLNRYHGMTYAEIGELLGISANAVKQRAFQAMRTLRQRLSIDSERSG